One Paracoccaceae bacterium genomic region harbors:
- a CDS encoding ABC transporter ATP-binding protein, which translates to MTHGRDLLRVEDLRVSFRLPHARIEALRGAALRVLPGRVTALVGESGSGKSVLSQCVMGLQPRAAEVSGRILFDDPLGSGAPVDLLSLPQDGRRMRAIRGRRIGMIFQEPMTSFSALHTIGNQISEVLRIHAPDSARAIRTRCEEMLALVGFSRPARVFDMYPFELSGGMRQRAMIAMALICDPALLIADEPTTALDVTIQAQILKLLRDLQERLGMAILLITHDLGVVANIADEVVVIYHGEIMEAGPVSPLFRSPRHAYLRGLMGAIPHFGMKPGDRLRPLRDIRPDREAFRAARPAAQAAPPRDLPADHAILRVEGLTKSFRIRKEGWFGKGASTVAKAVDGVGFTVRRGECLGLVGESGSGKTTVSKIIMRAVTPDAGSVIFDDGSGPVDVLRAEGPALHDLRTRIQMVFQDPVASLSPRMTVGGIIAEPMEIHRRLDGSGRKAAVSGLLRAVGLEPSAAARFPHSFSGGQRQRIGIARALALSPSLLVCDEPVSALDVSVQAQVLNLLKDLQKDLGLTTLFISHNLAVVDYMADRVAVMWAGRIVEIAPREVIMSAPVHPYTRALLAAVPFPDLDRPLDFACAGVASATASASWPAAFRDEGGDLAPADLGGGHQVLARRSADLRELVA; encoded by the coding sequence ATGACCCACGGGCGTGACCTTTTGCGCGTCGAGGATCTGCGCGTGTCCTTCCGGCTGCCGCATGCGCGGATCGAGGCGCTGCGCGGCGCCGCGCTTCGGGTTCTGCCGGGCCGGGTGACCGCGCTGGTGGGCGAAAGCGGGTCGGGCAAGTCGGTGCTCAGCCAGTGCGTGATGGGCCTGCAGCCGCGCGCGGCCGAGGTGTCGGGCCGCATCCTCTTTGACGATCCGCTGGGCTCCGGCGCGCCGGTCGACCTGCTGTCGCTGCCGCAGGACGGGCGGCGGATGCGTGCAATCCGGGGCCGCCGCATCGGCATGATCTTTCAGGAACCGATGACCAGCTTCTCGGCGCTGCACACCATCGGCAACCAGATATCCGAAGTGCTGCGCATCCACGCCCCGGACAGCGCTCGCGCCATCCGCACCCGCTGCGAGGAAATGCTGGCGCTTGTGGGGTTCTCGCGCCCCGCCCGGGTGTTCGACATGTATCCGTTCGAACTGTCGGGCGGCATGCGGCAGCGCGCGATGATCGCCATGGCGCTGATCTGCGACCCCGCGCTGCTGATCGCGGACGAACCGACCACGGCGCTTGACGTCACGATCCAGGCGCAGATCCTGAAACTGCTGCGCGATCTTCAGGAACGGCTGGGCATGGCGATCCTGCTGATCACCCATGACCTCGGCGTGGTGGCGAACATCGCCGACGAGGTGGTGGTGATCTACCACGGCGAGATCATGGAGGCCGGTCCGGTCTCGCCGCTGTTCCGCAGCCCGCGCCACGCCTATCTGCGCGGCCTGATGGGTGCCATCCCGCATTTCGGGATGAAGCCGGGCGACCGGCTGCGCCCGCTGCGCGACATCCGCCCCGACCGCGAAGCCTTCAGGGCGGCCCGCCCGGCTGCGCAGGCTGCCCCGCCGCGCGACCTGCCCGCCGACCATGCGATCCTGCGCGTCGAGGGGCTGACGAAATCCTTCCGCATCCGCAAGGAGGGCTGGTTCGGCAAGGGCGCATCGACGGTGGCCAAGGCGGTCGACGGCGTCGGCTTCACCGTGCGGCGCGGCGAATGCCTGGGTCTCGTGGGCGAAAGCGGGTCGGGCAAGACCACGGTCAGCAAGATCATCATGCGCGCGGTCACGCCGGATGCGGGATCGGTGATCTTCGATGACGGAAGCGGCCCGGTCGATGTGCTGCGGGCGGAGGGCCCGGCGCTGCACGACCTGCGCACCCGCATCCAGATGGTGTTCCAGGACCCGGTCGCCTCGTTGTCGCCCCGGATGACGGTGGGCGGCATCATCGCGGAGCCGATGGAAATCCACCGCCGCCTTGACGGGTCGGGGCGCAAGGCCGCGGTGTCCGGCCTGCTGCGCGCCGTCGGCCTTGAACCCTCGGCGGCGGCCCGTTTCCCGCACAGCTTCTCGGGCGGTCAGCGCCAGCGCATCGGGATCGCCCGCGCACTGGCGCTGTCGCCGTCGCTGCTGGTCTGCGACGAACCGGTCAGCGCGCTGGACGTCTCGGTGCAGGCGCAGGTGCTGAACCTGCTCAAGGACCTGCAGAAGGATCTCGGGCTGACCACGCTGTTCATCTCGCACAACCTTGCGGTGGTCGACTACATGGCCGACCGGGTGGCGGTGATGTGGGCGGGCCGGATTGTCGAGATCGCCCCGCGCGAGGTCATCATGTCGGCCCCGGTCCATCCCTACACCCGTGCGCTGCTGGCGGCCGTGCCCTTCCCCGATCTCGACCGGCCGCTCGATTTCGCCTGCGCGGGCGTCGCCTCGGCCACGGCGAGCGCGTCCTGGCCGGCCGCGTTCCGCGACGAGGGCGGCGATCTGGCGCCTGCCGATCTGGGGGGCGGGCATCAGGTGCTGGCCCGCCGCAGCGCCGATCTGCGGGAGCTTGTGGCATGA
- the trpS gene encoding tryptophan--tRNA ligase, protein MAEPVQTPQAFPTRIFSGIQPSGGLTLGNYLGALKRFVEKQDEGIETVYCLVDMHAITVWQDPEKLRRQTREAAAGFIAAGIDPARSILFNQSQVSAHAELAWIFNCVARIGWMHRMTQFKDKAGKNAENSSLGLLAYPSLMAADILAYKATHVPVGEDQKQHLELTRDIAMKFNHDYGVNFFPITEPVIEGAATRVMSLRDGTSKMSKSDPSDQSRINLTDDADTIARKIRKAKTDPAPLPETLDGLKDRPEARNLVNIYAALGGISAEQVIAQYAGAAFGTFKPALADLAVAKLEPITTRMVDLMQDPAEIDRILGEGADRAEAIARPVLDQVHDIVGMIRSRRR, encoded by the coding sequence GCGCTGAAGCGCTTCGTGGAAAAGCAGGACGAGGGGATCGAGACGGTCTATTGCCTCGTCGACATGCACGCGATCACCGTCTGGCAGGATCCCGAGAAGCTGCGCAGGCAGACGCGCGAGGCGGCGGCGGGCTTCATCGCGGCAGGCATCGACCCGGCGCGGTCGATCCTGTTCAACCAGAGCCAGGTTTCCGCCCATGCCGAGCTTGCCTGGATCTTCAACTGCGTGGCGCGCATCGGCTGGATGCACCGGATGACCCAGTTCAAGGACAAGGCCGGCAAGAACGCCGAGAATTCCTCGCTGGGGCTGCTGGCCTATCCCTCGCTGATGGCCGCCGACATCCTGGCCTACAAGGCCACCCATGTGCCGGTGGGCGAGGACCAGAAGCAGCACCTGGAACTGACCCGCGACATCGCCATGAAGTTCAACCACGACTACGGCGTGAACTTCTTCCCGATCACCGAGCCGGTGATCGAGGGCGCCGCCACCCGCGTGATGTCGCTGCGCGACGGGACCAGCAAGATGTCGAAGTCCGACCCCTCGGACCAGAGCCGCATCAACCTGACCGATGACGCCGACACCATCGCCAGGAAGATCCGCAAGGCCAAGACCGATCCCGCGCCGCTGCCCGAAACGCTGGACGGGCTGAAGGACCGCCCCGAGGCGCGCAACCTGGTCAACATCTATGCCGCGCTTGGCGGCATCAGTGCGGAACAGGTGATCGCCCAGTACGCCGGGGCCGCCTTCGGCACCTTCAAGCCCGCACTGGCCGATCTGGCTGTGGCGAAGCTGGAACCGATCACGACGCGCATGGTCGACCTGATGCAGGACCCCGCCGAGATCGACCGTATCCTTGGCGAGGGGGCCGACAGGGCCGAGGCCATCGCGCGGCCGGTGCTGGATCAGGTCCATGACATCGTGGGGATGATCCGGTCTCGCCGCCGGTGA
- a CDS encoding ABC transporter substrate-binding protein, translated as MITRRATLALLAAAALPRAATALAEPEVLRAEVEAGRLPPMAARLPKNPRVMPLAAMGRQTGQPGGTIRMLVGGQRDVRLMPFYGYARLVGYDDRLNLVPDILQAVEVEDGRAFTFRLREGHRWSDGEPMTASDFQYVWEDMITNRDLYRGGPPTELMQGDTPPRFEVRDALTVRYSWPAPMPDFLSKLASPAPVILVAPAHYLRQFHARYNDEASLADLIKKNRVDDWQGLHTKMGRQNRPENPELPTLEPWRPRTAPPAERFVFERNPYFHRVDETGQQLPYVDRVELNVASSEVMVAKTATGETDLQGAWLTFADYTHLKHAEDRYPLKVSLWRHSKGSAVALYPNLTCGDAGWRPLFRDIRVRRAMSVAIDREEINKVLFYGLGRESADTVLPESPLYREEYARAWSQHDPALANALLDEAGLDARGPGGIRKLADGRQAGIVVETAGESALETDVLELVRDHFREIGIAIYIRTSQRDIFRSRALAGQVVMSVWQGIENAVPTADMSPDSLAPTNGEQYQWPIWGQHYFSASTSGTKPDMDAPLTLLGDLAEWRRSTDAAAREAIWHRMLRLRAEQVFTIGTVNGALQPVVHSARLRNVPDKALWGFEPTSYFGAYSPDTFFYGDGA; from the coding sequence ATGATCACCCGCCGCGCCACCCTTGCCCTTCTGGCGGCCGCCGCGCTGCCCCGCGCCGCCACCGCCCTTGCCGAACCCGAGGTGCTGCGTGCCGAGGTCGAGGCCGGGCGCCTGCCGCCGATGGCCGCCCGCCTGCCGAAGAACCCGCGCGTGATGCCCCTTGCCGCCATGGGACGCCAGACCGGGCAGCCCGGCGGCACCATCCGCATGCTGGTCGGCGGGCAGCGCGACGTGCGGCTGATGCCGTTCTATGGCTATGCACGGCTCGTGGGCTATGACGACCGGCTGAACCTCGTGCCCGACATCCTTCAGGCGGTCGAGGTCGAGGATGGCCGCGCCTTCACCTTCCGCCTGCGCGAAGGGCACCGCTGGTCCGACGGCGAACCGATGACCGCCAGCGACTTCCAGTATGTCTGGGAGGACATGATCACCAACCGCGACCTCTATCGCGGCGGGCCGCCCACCGAGCTGATGCAGGGCGACACCCCCCCGCGGTTCGAGGTGCGGGATGCCCTGACGGTGCGCTATTCCTGGCCCGCGCCGATGCCCGACTTCCTGTCGAAACTCGCCTCGCCCGCGCCGGTGATCCTGGTCGCGCCGGCGCATTACCTGCGCCAGTTCCACGCCCGCTACAATGACGAGGCATCGCTGGCGGACCTGATCAAGAAGAACCGCGTCGACGACTGGCAGGGCCTGCACACCAAGATGGGCCGCCAGAACCGCCCCGAGAACCCCGAGCTTCCCACGCTGGAGCCCTGGCGCCCGCGCACCGCGCCGCCCGCCGAACGGTTCGTCTTCGAACGGAACCCCTATTTCCACCGGGTGGACGAGACCGGCCAGCAGCTTCCCTATGTCGACCGCGTCGAACTGAACGTCGCCTCGTCCGAGGTGATGGTGGCCAAGACCGCCACGGGCGAGACCGACCTTCAGGGCGCCTGGCTGACCTTTGCCGACTACACCCACCTCAAGCACGCCGAAGACCGCTATCCGCTGAAGGTGTCGCTGTGGCGGCACAGCAAGGGATCGGCGGTCGCGCTCTACCCGAACCTGACCTGCGGCGATGCGGGCTGGCGGCCGCTGTTCCGCGACATCCGCGTGCGCCGCGCGATGTCGGTCGCCATCGACCGCGAGGAGATCAACAAGGTGCTGTTCTACGGCCTGGGCCGGGAAAGCGCCGATACGGTTCTGCCCGAAAGCCCCCTCTACCGCGAGGAATATGCCCGCGCCTGGTCGCAGCACGATCCGGCGCTGGCCAACGCGCTGCTGGACGAGGCCGGGCTGGACGCGCGCGGCCCCGGCGGCATCCGCAAGCTGGCCGACGGGCGGCAGGCGGGCATCGTGGTGGAAACCGCCGGCGAAAGCGCGCTGGAAACCGATGTGCTGGAACTGGTGCGCGATCATTTCCGTGAGATCGGCATCGCGATCTACATCCGCACCTCGCAGCGCGACATCTTCCGCAGCCGCGCGCTTGCGGGCCAGGTAGTGATGTCGGTCTGGCAGGGCATAGAGAACGCCGTTCCCACCGCCGACATGTCGCCGGACTCGCTCGCGCCCACGAATGGCGAACAGTATCAGTGGCCGATCTGGGGCCAGCACTATTTCTCGGCCTCGACCTCGGGCACGAAGCCCGACATGGACGCGCCGCTGACCCTGCTGGGCGATCTGGCCGAATGGCGCCGCTCCACCGACGCCGCGGCGCGCGAGGCGATCTGGCACCGCATGCTGCGCCTGCGCGCCGAACAGGTATTCACCATCGGCACCGTCAACGGCGCCCTGCAACCCGTGGTGCATTCGGCCCGGCTGCGCAACGTGCCCGACAAGGCGCTCTGGGGGTTCGAACCGACCAGCTACTTCGGCGCCTATTCACCGGACACCTTCTTCTACGGCGACGGGGCCTGA
- a CDS encoding nucleotide sugar dehydrogenase, translating to MAAIASRQARVGVIGLGYVGLPLAIAVARAGFPVTGFDIDPAKIEAVAAGQSYIEAVPDIALREAVFAGRFAATTDFAALGACDVVVICVPTPLTRHREPDLSFVTSTCRSISACLRPGQLIVLESTTYPGTTDGPVRAILEETGLRSGSDFFLGFSPEREDPGNRAFDTATIPKVVAGDGAEAGALVAAFYGACVDRVVPVSTTATAEAVKITENVFRAVNIALVNELKLIYDAMGIDVWEVIEAAKTKPFGFMPFYPGPGLGGHCIPIDPFYLTWKSREYDMTTRFIELAGEINAGMPAHVVARLAEALDRRLGRALSRSRVLVLGLAYKKNVPDIRESPALRLIELLEERGASAAYHDPFVPAIPRTRAYGALMGRASVPLDAATIEGFDAVLIATDHDALDYALIAGHAALVIDTRNAIARRGLPMDRVVKA from the coding sequence ATGGCCGCGATCGCATCGCGCCAGGCGCGGGTGGGGGTGATCGGGCTGGGCTATGTCGGCCTGCCGCTGGCGATCGCGGTCGCGCGTGCCGGGTTCCCCGTGACCGGCTTCGACATCGACCCCGCCAAGATCGAGGCGGTGGCGGCGGGGCAGAGCTACATCGAGGCGGTGCCCGACATCGCGCTGCGCGAAGCGGTCTTCGCCGGCAGGTTCGCCGCGACAACCGATTTCGCGGCGCTTGGCGCCTGCGACGTGGTGGTGATCTGCGTCCCGACGCCGCTGACCCGCCACCGCGAACCCGACCTGTCCTTCGTCACGTCGACCTGCCGGTCGATCTCCGCCTGCCTGCGCCCGGGGCAGTTGATCGTGCTGGAATCCACCACCTACCCGGGCACGACCGACGGCCCGGTGCGCGCAATCCTCGAAGAGACCGGCCTGCGGTCCGGCAGCGATTTCTTCCTCGGCTTCTCGCCCGAGCGCGAGGACCCCGGAAACCGCGCCTTCGATACCGCGACGATCCCCAAGGTCGTGGCAGGTGACGGGGCCGAGGCGGGCGCACTGGTCGCCGCCTTCTACGGCGCCTGCGTCGACCGCGTGGTGCCGGTGTCCACGACCGCCACGGCCGAGGCGGTGAAGATCACCGAGAACGTGTTCCGCGCGGTGAACATCGCGCTCGTGAACGAGTTGAAGCTGATCTACGACGCGATGGGGATCGACGTCTGGGAAGTGATCGAGGCGGCCAAGACCAAGCCCTTCGGCTTCATGCCCTTCTACCCCGGCCCCGGGCTGGGTGGCCACTGCATCCCGATCGACCCGTTCTACCTGACCTGGAAGTCGCGCGAGTACGACATGACCACCCGCTTCATCGAACTCGCGGGCGAGATCAACGCCGGAATGCCCGCGCATGTGGTCGCTCGACTGGCCGAGGCGCTTGACCGGCGGCTGGGCCGCGCGCTCAGCCGCAGCCGGGTTCTGGTGCTGGGACTGGCCTACAAGAAGAACGTGCCCGACATCCGCGAAAGCCCGGCCCTGCGGCTGATCGAACTGCTGGAGGAACGCGGGGCCAGTGCCGCCTATCACGACCCCTTCGTGCCCGCCATTCCGCGCACGCGGGCCTATGGCGCGCTGATGGGGCGCGCATCGGTGCCGCTGGACGCCGCGACGATCGAGGGCTTCGACGCCGTGCTGATCGCCACCGACCACGATGCGCTCGACTATGCGCTGATCGCAGGACACGCCGCACTGGTGATCGACACGCGCAATGCCATCGCGCGGCGCGGGCTGCCGATGGACCGGGTGGTCAAGGCGTGA
- a CDS encoding glycosyltransferase family 4 protein, with the protein MRVAFYAPLKAPDHPVPSGDRLMARLILRALAVAGHQAGVVSDLRAFLRDPADRAGHDRIAATAAAERDRIAADWAAEGPPDAFLCYHPYYKAPDLIGPALGARFGLPYLTVETSLSARRDIGLWAAMQARVREGAAQAALNICLTARDEAGLHQALPGVRTLRLAPFVDTTPLPPMPEPGHLVTVAMMRPGDKMESYRHLAAALARVSGDWRLTVAGDGEMRAEVAALFAPFGDRVRLAGQLAPDDVLRLMSQGSVYAWPGCGEAYGLAYLEAQAAGLPVVAFRTAGVPEVVCDGETGILAGSGDVAALAAGLSRLVADDGLRARMAGAAQARVAARHSLASAARGFDRALRQAAAA; encoded by the coding sequence ATGCGCGTCGCGTTCTACGCGCCGCTGAAGGCGCCCGACCATCCGGTGCCGTCGGGCGACCGCCTGATGGCGCGGCTGATCCTGCGCGCGCTGGCGGTGGCCGGTCACCAGGCGGGCGTCGTGTCGGACCTGCGCGCCTTCCTGCGCGATCCGGCCGACCGGGCCGGACATGACCGGATTGCCGCGACCGCCGCGGCGGAACGCGACCGCATCGCCGCCGACTGGGCCGCCGAGGGGCCGCCCGATGCCTTCCTCTGCTATCACCCCTACTACAAGGCGCCCGACCTGATCGGCCCCGCGCTTGGGGCGCGGTTCGGCCTGCCCTATCTGACGGTCGAGACATCGCTGTCGGCGCGGCGCGACATCGGGCTGTGGGCCGCGATGCAGGCGCGCGTGCGCGAGGGGGCCGCGCAGGCGGCGCTGAACATCTGCCTGACCGCGCGGGACGAGGCCGGGCTGCATCAGGCGCTGCCCGGGGTCCGCACGCTGCGGCTGGCGCCTTTCGTCGACACCACGCCTCTGCCCCCCATGCCCGAGCCTGGCCATCTAGTGACCGTTGCCATGATGCGCCCCGGCGACAAGATGGAAAGCTATCGCCACCTTGCCGCCGCGCTGGCGCGGGTTTCCGGCGACTGGCGGCTGACGGTGGCGGGCGATGGCGAGATGCGCGCCGAGGTCGCCGCCCTGTTCGCGCCGTTCGGTGACCGGGTGCGCCTTGCCGGGCAACTGGCCCCGGACGACGTCCTGCGCCTGATGTCGCAGGGGTCGGTCTATGCCTGGCCGGGCTGCGGCGAGGCCTATGGCCTGGCCTATCTCGAGGCGCAGGCGGCGGGCCTGCCGGTTGTCGCGTTCCGGACCGCGGGCGTGCCCGAGGTCGTCTGCGACGGCGAGACGGGGATTCTGGCCGGGTCCGGCGACGTGGCGGCGCTGGCTGCGGGTCTGTCGCGCCTTGTGGCCGATGACGGGCTGCGGGCGCGCATGGCGGGCGCGGCACAGGCGCGGGTTGCCGCGCGGCATTCGCTGGCCTCGGCCGCGCGCGGGTTCGACCGGGCCCTGCGGCAGGCGGCCGCCGCATGA
- a CDS encoding polysaccharide lyase translates to MRGTVTAGIALAMTAAAALADPTAMVLRDGFEGADFAADGGLYYRENAEQAAGTVTFQPEVVRNGQGALKLSVVSLCKPTDDGCSERAEIWERTALRVPYDRGVWYGFSVRFGDPIPQDDHRYLIAQWKREIGPEAEGDFSPYLAFRMTRGKLFITVETNHAPPSVPPGTGIAACPEGQTPAWLRPETNQMRLLVAAAPGFSEADDPRFTACTDRTLHVTYGNPLPAPGDGWIDFAIWSLPGPDGTGHLEVFANGKRIVTVKGNVGHNDKGLGQNQYFKFGPYRDGAPDPWTLFYDDFVRSPDCMDVLADAALCAAVAGQG, encoded by the coding sequence ATGCGCGGAACGGTGACTGCGGGGATTGCCCTGGCGATGACGGCGGCGGCGGCGCTGGCCGACCCGACGGCAATGGTTCTGCGCGATGGGTTCGAGGGTGCCGATTTTGCCGCCGATGGCGGGCTTTACTACCGCGAGAACGCCGAACAGGCGGCGGGCACCGTGACCTTCCAGCCCGAAGTGGTGCGGAACGGTCAGGGCGCGCTGAAGCTGTCGGTCGTGTCGCTGTGCAAACCGACCGACGACGGCTGTTCGGAACGCGCCGAGATCTGGGAACGCACGGCGCTGCGCGTGCCCTATGACCGGGGCGTGTGGTACGGGTTTTCGGTGCGCTTCGGCGACCCGATCCCGCAGGACGACCATCGCTACCTGATCGCGCAGTGGAAGCGCGAGATCGGACCCGAGGCCGAGGGCGATTTCAGCCCCTACCTTGCCTTCCGGATGACGCGCGGCAAGCTGTTCATCACGGTCGAGACGAACCACGCCCCGCCCTCGGTCCCGCCGGGAACCGGGATTGCCGCGTGTCCCGAGGGCCAGACGCCCGCCTGGCTGCGCCCCGAGACGAACCAGATGCGCCTTCTGGTTGCCGCCGCGCCGGGATTTTCCGAGGCCGATGATCCGCGCTTCACGGCCTGCACCGACAGGACCTTGCATGTCACCTACGGCAATCCGCTGCCCGCGCCGGGCGATGGCTGGATCGACTTTGCGATCTGGTCGCTTCCGGGGCCGGACGGGACCGGCCATCTGGAGGTCTTTGCCAACGGCAAGCGCATCGTGACGGTGAAGGGCAATGTCGGGCACAACGACAAGGGTCTGGGCCAGAACCAGTATTTCAAGTTCGGCCCCTACCGCGACGGCGCGCCCGATCCCTGGACGCTGTTCTATGACGATTTCGTGCGCTCGCCGGATTGCATGGATGTGCTGGCCGATGCGGCGCTGTGCGCGGCCGTGGCGGGGCAGGGCTAG
- a CDS encoding polysaccharide deacetylase family protein, protein MTADMLRRVLDGAAERGLTADLWLRDDDAVVPTDALDRLLALGVPVTVAAIPAPSGADLARRLAAQPGVAVAVHGWRHTNHAAAGEKAQELGAHRPAATVAGDLAAGFSHLSSLHGPRFVPMLVPPWNRISPDVVATLPRLGFRALSVFGPNRPGVLPQVNTQVDIIDWRGTRGGRPADALMAETARAVQAGGPVGILSHHLVHDGAAWAFLDALVAATRDHPGCRWLTGHDLV, encoded by the coding sequence ATGACGGCCGACATGCTGCGCCGGGTGCTGGACGGAGCGGCCGAACGCGGCCTGACCGCCGATCTGTGGCTGCGCGACGACGATGCGGTGGTGCCGACCGACGCGCTCGACCGTCTGCTCGCGCTCGGCGTGCCGGTGACGGTGGCGGCGATCCCCGCGCCATCCGGAGCCGATCTGGCCCGACGGCTGGCGGCCCAGCCCGGGGTCGCGGTGGCGGTTCATGGCTGGCGGCACACAAATCACGCGGCGGCGGGCGAGAAGGCGCAGGAACTGGGCGCGCATCGCCCCGCCGCGACGGTCGCCGGGGACCTGGCGGCGGGATTCTCGCACCTGTCGTCCCTGCACGGCCCGCGTTTCGTGCCGATGCTGGTCCCGCCCTGGAACCGCATCTCGCCGGATGTGGTCGCGACGCTGCCGCGCCTCGGGTTCCGGGCGCTGTCGGTCTTTGGCCCGAACCGGCCCGGGGTCCTGCCGCAGGTCAACACGCAGGTGGACATCATCGACTGGCGGGGCACCCGGGGCGGGCGGCCTGCCGATGCGCTGATGGCCGAGACGGCGCGCGCGGTGCAGGCTGGGGGGCCGGTGGGAATTCTGTCGCACCATCTGGTGCATGACGGCGCCGCCTGGGCGTTTCTCGATGCCCTGGTCGCGGCGACGCGCGACCATCCCGGCTGCCGCTGGCTGACGGGGCACGACCTGGTCTAG
- a CDS encoding metallophosphoesterase, with the protein MTLPPVAVIADAHRAEIAADPGADGVVLNGRQVWLRPWDDVVTASRAVNESPALFDAAIERVQARGIRHVVLLGDYTDAGQTGATAALAARLALWRDRAGLVFHALPGNHDMWGVAGKHSAARVLRADGGSVSVSSDPDLPGAGPGRILSPGMRIAGQADALRAMAGFGYMRRPGDLHWESPFGADDRPDARQHVMQARDGSVSHRVLDASYLVEPAAGLWLLMLDANVWEPRPGIADPRRKRAFLDPSDAGWTAVVAQRPRLIDWVAGVAARARAGGKTLLALSHYPLRDPFGAAGTGLGHLGHATLSRRAPDPAVAQVLADAGVTLHLGGHMHVRGESRGGGLRDVAVPSLVAWPPGFAVVHPGDGGRVEQVSLGDVPCDRALMAIYAAQGADGEGAAARTIGDFLLAQARARAIRRHLPRDWPPGAAALLAGSLADLAQGLGLPGDGVLGRVAGRDLAADWHVLRPGATPAEAAIPADRARAYARLSAALTASAPRLPSDLAALARVIGHLSRLTSGLVAPDGAAP; encoded by the coding sequence GTGACGCTGCCGCCCGTCGCCGTCATCGCCGACGCGCACCGCGCCGAGATCGCGGCCGACCCGGGCGCCGACGGCGTGGTGCTGAACGGCCGGCAGGTCTGGCTTCGGCCCTGGGACGACGTGGTGACGGCGTCACGCGCGGTGAACGAAAGCCCCGCGCTGTTCGACGCCGCGATCGAGCGGGTGCAGGCGCGCGGCATCCGGCATGTCGTCCTGCTGGGCGACTACACCGATGCGGGACAGACCGGCGCGACGGCCGCGCTGGCGGCACGGCTGGCCCTGTGGCGCGACCGGGCGGGACTGGTGTTCCACGCCCTGCCCGGCAACCACGACATGTGGGGCGTCGCAGGCAAGCACAGCGCCGCCCGCGTGCTGCGCGCCGACGGCGGCAGCGTCAGTGTCAGCAGCGACCCGGACCTGCCGGGCGCCGGGCCCGGCAGGATCCTGTCCCCCGGGATGCGCATCGCCGGGCAGGCCGATGCGCTGCGGGCGATGGCGGGCTTCGGCTACATGCGCCGCCCCGGCGATCTGCACTGGGAAAGCCCCTTCGGCGCGGACGACCGGCCAGACGCCCGCCAGCACGTCATGCAGGCGCGCGACGGCAGCGTTTCGCACCGCGTGCTCGACGCATCCTATCTGGTGGAACCGGCGGCGGGCCTGTGGCTGCTGATGCTGGATGCCAATGTCTGGGAACCGCGCCCGGGCATCGCCGACCCGCGCCGCAAGCGTGCCTTCCTCGACCCGTCCGATGCGGGCTGGACGGCCGTGGTGGCGCAGCGTCCCCGCCTGATCGACTGGGTTGCCGGGGTTGCGGCGCGGGCGCGGGCTGGCGGCAAGACGCTGCTGGCGCTGTCGCACTACCCCCTGCGCGATCCGTTCGGGGCTGCAGGCACGGGGCTGGGGCATCTGGGCCATGCCACGCTGTCGCGCCGGGCCCCGGACCCTGCGGTGGCACAGGTTCTGGCCGATGCGGGCGTCACGCTGCACCTTGGCGGCCACATGCACGTGCGGGGCGAAAGCCGGGGCGGCGGGCTCCGGGACGTGGCGGTGCCGTCGCTGGTGGCATGGCCGCCCGGCTTTGCGGTGGTGCACCCCGGCGATGGCGGGCGGGTCGAACAGGTCTCGCTGGGCGATGTGCCCTGCGATCGCGCGCTGATGGCGATCTATGCCGCGCAGGGCGCCGATGGCGAAGGCGCAGCGGCACGGACCATCGGTGACTTCCTTCTGGCGCAGGCGCGCGCGCGGGCGATCCGCCGCCACCTGCCGCGCGACTGGCCGCCGGGGGCCGCGGCGCTGCTGGCAGGCAGTCTGGCCGATCTGGCGCAGGGCCTGGGCCTGCCCGGCGATGGCGTCCTGGGCCGGGTGGCCGGACGCGATCTTGCGGCCGACTGGCATGTGCTGCGCCCTGGCGCCACCCCGGCCGAGGCGGCGATTCCCGCCGATCGCGCCCGCGCCTATGCCCGGCTGTCCGCCGCCCTGACCGCCAGCGCACCGCGCCTGCCCTCCGATCTGGCCGCGCTGGCACGGGTGATCGGGCACCTGTCGCGCCTTACCTCGGGGCTGGTCGCGCCAGACGGCGCAGCACCCTGA